A segment of the Sulfurovum indicum genome:
CGTGACGTCATTGAAGCACAGATAGAGGCGACCAGAGCACATATTGCATCGGCCACCATGGAGGTAAGCAGGGCTCAGAAAGCCGTAGAGGCGCTCAAGGAGAAACTGGCACGATATATGGTTTATGCGCCGGTAGACGGCTATGTTATCTCACGGGATGCCGAAGTAGCGCAGACCGTACTTCCTTCACAGGCTATTTTGCAGATTGTCAATCCTGAAGATGTCTGGGTAAAAGCCTATATTGATGAGAAGGTAAGCGGCAGAGTCAAGGTGGGACAGAAAGCAGAGATTACCCTTCGTTCACAGTACGAGAAGCGTTTTGAAGGGACGGTAGCGCGTATTGTTCCCAAGAGCGATCCTGTGACACTGGAGCGTGAAGTCGATGTGGTATTCAAGAGGCTGCCTAAACCTTTCTATATCAATGAACAGGCAGAGGTGAGCATCTCATCAAAAACATATAAAGATGTGGTCAAAGTACCCCTGAAGGCACTGAGTTACTACAAGAAGAAGGTGGGAGTCTGGACTGAAAAAGAGGAAAAAGCACACTTTATAGCGGTAAAAGTACTTGTACGGGGAGACAAGGAAGCGGCAGTAACAGGTATAGAGGATAATATGACACTTCTTATAGAATCCGAAAAGAAAAAACCTCTTAAAGAGGGCTCAAGTGTACATTGATGATTAATCTGGCCAAAAGAGATATTAAACATACCCTTGGGAAGTTTATCGTCACCGCAATGGGGGTAGGGATGCTTCTGGGGATCGTACTGATCATGATCGGTGTCTACCGTGGTATGATGGTTGATGCCGAAGTACTTCTTGATGATCTTGATGTCGATATATGGGTGGTTCAGGAGGATACACTCGGTCCTTTTGCAGAGTCTTCAAGAGTTCATGAAGACCTTAAAAACAGTGTTTATGTTATAGACGGTATTGATAAAACAGCAGCATTGACCTTTCAAAATCTGCAGCTTGACAATAAGCAGAGAGCTGTACGTGTGGTGGCTGTGGGATTCGATCCGTACGGCAGGATGGATCCTGTCAATCCCAAAAGGATAGTTGAGGGAAGAGGAATTCGGCGTAACCACTATGAAATCGTTGTATCTGACAACATCGGCTTCAAGATGGGCGAGAAGATCCCTATCGGTCGAAATATCTATAGGGTAGTGGGTATAACGCACGGTACAGTCTCCTCCGGCGGTGATCCACTGGTGTATATTTCACTCAAAGATGCTCAGGAGCTTCAGTTTTCCTACTCCAACAACCGTATCAGAAGTGACAGGGCAAGAGGTATCAGTGATGCATCTGCCGCCATTCCGATGGTGAATGCCGTTGTTGCTACTGTCAGAGAGGGGTATGCTATTGATGAGGTGGCAAATCATATCAGAGAGGGACTTCATAAAAGTATCTATACCAGAAAAGAACAGAAAGATATTCTGACTAAGAACCTTATTGAGCGTGCATCCAAACAAATAGGACTTTTTACCGCCATTTTGGTAGCAGTATCCACCATTATTATCTCTTTGATCATCTATACGATGACATTGGAAAAGATGAAGGAGATCTCTATTATGAAGCTTATTGGACTCCCCAACAGTATGATC
Coding sequences within it:
- a CDS encoding efflux RND transporter periplasmic adaptor subunit — its product is MHRYVKNGLIILAVSAGTVLFYNKVYIPKSTYERVVSSKGDLAVETYGIGNVGAKYTYSITAQTGGKILSITTDEGRWVKKDDLLVTIDSVDVPQMLEEAEIAAKKAASELVATQKELLSLQAQRELAQITYVRYAKLKEQSFASKSEYDKAKADRDVIEAQIEATRAHIASATMEVSRAQKAVEALKEKLARYMVYAPVDGYVISRDAEVAQTVLPSQAILQIVNPEDVWVKAYIDEKVSGRVKVGQKAEITLRSQYEKRFEGTVARIVPKSDPVTLEREVDVVFKRLPKPFYINEQAEVSISSKTYKDVVKVPLKALSYYKKKVGVWTEKEEKAHFIAVKVLVRGDKEAAVTGIEDNMTLLIESEKKKPLKEGSSVH
- a CDS encoding ABC transporter permease, with protein sequence MINLAKRDIKHTLGKFIVTAMGVGMLLGIVLIMIGVYRGMMVDAEVLLDDLDVDIWVVQEDTLGPFAESSRVHEDLKNSVYVIDGIDKTAALTFQNLQLDNKQRAVRVVAVGFDPYGRMDPVNPKRIVEGRGIRRNHYEIVVSDNIGFKMGEKIPIGRNIYRVVGITHGTVSSGGDPLVYISLKDAQELQFSYSNNRIRSDRARGISDASAAIPMVNAVVATVREGYAIDEVANHIREGLHKSIYTRKEQKDILTKNLIERASKQIGLFTAILVAVSTIIISLIIYTMTLEKMKEISIMKLIGLPNSMIIKMIIQETLLLGFLAFIFGNLFAHFIYDKFPKRVVLELPDAWLLFVVVLIASILASFIGVKKVISADPAAAIGG